The genomic interval GCGCCCGTCCGCCGTCGCCCGGCGCGAGGGCCAGGGCGGTGACGGCCTCGGCGAGGACGGCGTTGGGGCGGGTGCCCCACTCCGCGTCGACGCCGGCGTAGTGGTTCTCCCAGAAGGCGGCGGAGTCGGTGACGCCGGTGGTGTCGCTGCCCATGGCTGTTCCCTTCATGCCCGTCGGGGCCGCTCCGGACGAGCCGCCCCGCTGGACAGAAAGGTGCGCCGCGGTCCGCCACGCTTGCAAGTTCCCATGCTGTTTCGGCAACCTGGCGGACATGGCAGCCGAAGAAGACGCGGTACGACAGACGCCCAAGGACACCGGCAACGCCAAGGACGGCGTCCTGGCGGCGGTAGGCCCCCGCCTCCGCGACCTGCGGCGCAGGCACGGGATGACCCTCGCCGAGCTGGCCGAGCGCACCGGGATCAACGAGAGCACCCTGTCCCGCCTGGAGGGCGGCACACGCAAGCCGACGCTGGAGTTGCTGCTGCCGCTGGCGGAGGTCCACGCGGTGCCGCTGGACGAACTGGTGGGCGCACCCCGCACGGGCGACCCGCGCATCCACCTCCGCCCGGTCACCCGCGACGGCCTCACCTACGTACCGCTCAGCCGCCCCGGCGGCGTCCAGGCCCACAAGCTGCTGATCCCGCCGGGCCCGGACACCGAGCCGACCCTGCGGACCCACGAGGGCTTCGAGTGGCTGTACGTGCTGGCCGGGCGGCTGCGGCTGATCCTGGGCGAACGGACGCTGGTCCTGAAGCCGGGCGAGGCCGCCGAGTTCGACACCCACGTGCCGCACTGGCTCGGCCCCGACGATGACCGGACCGTGGAACTCCTCGTCCTCTTCGGCCACCAGGGCGAGCGGGCCCACTTGAGGGCCCGCCAGGGGCCGGAGCGGGGGCCGGCCGAGGGCAGGGCTTGAGCCCCGCCGCCCGCCAACGTCAAGGGCACCGGCACGGGCACCGGCAGCCACCCGGCGCGGGCACCGGCACCGGCCCACCCGTCGGCAGCCACCCGCCGCCCCGCTGAATTCACGTGCCCCGGTGGCCGGGGCGAGCTAGGCTCGGCCGCATGAACGTCACCGGCCTCAACACCACCGCGACCGCGCGAGCGACCAGCTCGCCGGTTGCCGCCGCCTGACCTTCACTCCCCCCG from Streptomyces sp. CA-278952 carries:
- a CDS encoding helix-turn-helix domain-containing protein, whose amino-acid sequence is MAAEEDAVRQTPKDTGNAKDGVLAAVGPRLRDLRRRHGMTLAELAERTGINESTLSRLEGGTRKPTLELLLPLAEVHAVPLDELVGAPRTGDPRIHLRPVTRDGLTYVPLSRPGGVQAHKLLIPPGPDTEPTLRTHEGFEWLYVLAGRLRLILGERTLVLKPGEAAEFDTHVPHWLGPDDDRTVELLVLFGHQGERAHLRARQGPERGPAEGRA